The DNA segment GTGCATGGCAATGCTGAGAATGCAGAGGGGGACAGTGCATAGGGGATGCTGGGCACCCATGGATGGGGTGCAGTGCCTGTGGGCTCCTGAGCACCTGTGGGTGGGATTATGGTTCATGGAGGTTGTTAGGCAACCATGGGTGGGGTACAGTGcatgggggtgctgggagtcCATGTGGGAGTGGGGGGTCTGCATGTGGGGTGTGCTGATGGAGCTTATGAGGGCACTCATGGGGGCATGGAGGGTTCTGGGCGCCCACAGAAGTGTGGAAGAGATTGCAGAGGGCACTGGCTACCCTGTGGGGTGTCTCCAAAAAGAGGAAGGCAGCTCCCTGACGCCTGTTGCCTCCCTCTAGCCCAGCTCAGCAATGGAAAGACCTGGACATGCCAGGAGTCGTCCATTGttggaggaagatgaggagggggAGGACCCGGTGGATGCCATGATCTCGCGGACAGGCTGCATGGCGCAGCACCGGGAGCTGCAAGAGTGTatggcagcacagcaggactGGCGGCACTGCCAGCCCCAGGTCCGGGCTTTTGGCGAGTGCATGGCCCGGCGGCAGCGTGCTGAGGGGCTGCGCCAGGCAGCTGGATCACACCAAGCATCCAGCTCACAACAAGGCCATCCCTCGCCTACTGGGAACTGAAATCACCAGGGCCCCCGCTGCCAGCCagcccaccagcagcaccccaAGAACACAGTGACTGTGCCACGTGACTCTTTTGTCTAATTTTTATTCAAGCAGATAATGTACCGGGTACATCCGCACTATATTGTTGGGAAATTAAATCCGGTGTTTTTCATCATCCTGGTCAAGGTACTCGTCTCGGTCTGTGCTACCAGGGATATCTGGGAGCTTGGAGAGGATGGTTGTAGGGTCAGATGAGAATTTACAGACCAAAATGTCCCAAACAAGGAGCATTCACAGCACCCAGGCTGGGTATGACAGCCCTGTTGTGGATTTCCACTCTGTGTCCTTCCCTGCACCATACTAGAGCTTTTCCCAGCAGTGATAACCTCCTGTGCCATGGGACACAACTTTCATGAGGATTTATCTCTGGGAAGCCACACAAGCATTCGGTATGAGAGGAAAGGGCCCTCATTAGGAGATATGCTCACCTGAATGCTGCCTCCTAGGAAATaagctgtgaaaaagaaaataaaacagctttttgtgGGCTGGCAAGGGAAGGGTGCCTGTGGATTTTGCCAAAGGAAGATTTCCAGGCTGTGTTgctgttggaaaatgttaatttagctgaagagtTAGAGTTTAATTAAGTAAGActagaattataggttatgtagaTTGTATTTGGCAATTGATATGTATTGTATTTAGCCTTTAACTt comes from the Cuculus canorus isolate bCucCan1 chromosome 1, bCucCan1.pri, whole genome shotgun sequence genome and includes:
- the LOC128850969 gene encoding cytochrome c oxidase assembly factor 4 homolog, mitochondrial isoform X2, coding for MKPSSAMERPGHARSRPLLEEDEEGEDPVDAMISRTGCMAQHRELQECMAAQQDWRHCQPQVRAFGECMARRQRAEGLRQAAGSHQASSSQQGHPSPTGN
- the LOC128850969 gene encoding cytochrome c oxidase assembly factor 4 homolog, mitochondrial isoform X1, whose protein sequence is MSASSEPRPAPPGKPDPPALKGPRRAPSSAMERPGHARSRPLLEEDEEGEDPVDAMISRTGCMAQHRELQECMAAQQDWRHCQPQVRAFGECMARRQRAEGLRQAAGSHQASSSQQGHPSPTGN
- the LOC128850969 gene encoding cytochrome c oxidase assembly factor 4 homolog, mitochondrial isoform X3 translates to MERPGHARSRPLLEEDEEGEDPVDAMISRTGCMAQHRELQECMAAQQDWRHCQPQVRAFGECMARRQRAEGLRQAAGSHQASSSQQGHPSPTGN